A section of the Petrimonas sulfuriphila genome encodes:
- a CDS encoding PorT family protein yields MKKIVLALAMVAMVGAVSAQGLSLGIKGGVNMSNFYGKEVKDTKMKLGFNVGIAADYEFESNVAIQSGLYFITKGAKLSSTKIDQKVGDIKLSGTVDKTANAMYLQIPLHLAYKIDVTPGARVVLHAGPYAAYGVGGKISGKSTVKVSGNVPADQKAAVDAALKQINASTNSVNTFDKRMGYKPFDAGVGIGVGAEFGSFLVDLGWDMGLLNISRNKEVNVKSQNAHLAVGFKF; encoded by the coding sequence ATGAAAAAGATTGTATTGGCATTGGCCATGGTGGCCATGGTTGGAGCTGTGAGCGCTCAGGGATTGTCTCTAGGAATTAAAGGCGGAGTAAACATGTCGAATTTTTACGGAAAAGAGGTAAAAGACACCAAGATGAAATTAGGTTTTAACGTGGGTATAGCAGCTGATTATGAATTTGAATCCAATGTGGCTATTCAGTCCGGATTATATTTTATTACGAAAGGAGCAAAACTATCTTCCACAAAAATAGACCAGAAAGTAGGAGACATTAAGCTTTCGGGTACGGTGGATAAAACAGCCAATGCCATGTATTTGCAGATCCCTCTGCACCTTGCCTATAAAATAGATGTAACCCCCGGGGCGCGTGTTGTGTTGCATGCCGGTCCCTATGCGGCCTATGGAGTTGGAGGCAAAATAAGCGGTAAGTCAACTGTAAAAGTTTCAGGCAATGTGCCGGCAGATCAAAAAGCAGCAGTCGACGCTGCCCTTAAACAGATAAATGCTTCTACAAACAGTGTTAATACTTTTGATAAGAGAATGGGGTATAAGCCTTTCGACGCTGGTGTCGGTATAGGTGTTGGTGCCGAATTCGGTTCTTTCCTTGTCGATTTGGGATGGGATATGGGCTTGCTCAATATTTCTAGAAATAAAGAAGTTAACGTAAAAAGTCAAAATGCGCACCTTGCAGTAGGTTTCAAATTTTAA
- the miaA gene encoding tRNA (adenosine(37)-N6)-dimethylallyltransferase MiaA, with translation MNTLLVLLGPTGVGKTEVSLQIAERLNSPVISSDSRQIYKQMVIGTAAPTNDQLGRIPHYFVGTLEPEDYYSASQFEEDAVPLIENLLQTHSFVVMSGGSMMYIDAVCQGIDEIPTIDEKLRKEIHDLYLKEGLDAIRSRLKILDPVFYNQVDLKNPKRVIHALEVCLMAGRPYSSLRTNPRKERNFNIVKIGFMRPREELYERINRRVDQMIEDGLVKEAWELYPKRHLNSLNTVGYKELFDYFDGNCTLDFAIGKIKQHSRNYARKQMTWFKRDKEINWIDLSNNKLDAVEKSIHLISQCNRMGKKTDG, from the coding sequence ATGAACACTTTGCTCGTGCTTCTGGGACCTACAGGCGTGGGCAAAACTGAAGTAAGCCTTCAGATAGCTGAACGGTTGAATAGCCCCGTAATATCCTCAGATTCCAGGCAAATATACAAACAAATGGTCATCGGTACGGCGGCGCCTACCAACGATCAACTAGGACGTATTCCCCACTACTTTGTAGGAACTCTTGAACCTGAAGATTATTACAGTGCCAGCCAGTTTGAGGAAGATGCTGTTCCGCTTATCGAAAACCTTCTGCAAACCCATTCGTTTGTGGTGATGTCTGGTGGCTCAATGATGTACATCGATGCTGTTTGTCAAGGGATTGACGAAATCCCGACCATCGACGAAAAATTACGAAAAGAAATTCATGACCTTTACCTGAAAGAAGGGTTGGATGCTATTCGTTCCCGTCTGAAAATCTTGGATCCGGTTTTTTACAACCAGGTCGACTTGAAAAATCCCAAGCGGGTAATTCATGCGCTCGAAGTATGCCTTATGGCAGGAAGGCCATATTCATCACTGCGAACGAATCCGAGAAAAGAAAGGAATTTTAACATTGTAAAAATCGGATTTATGCGCCCGCGGGAAGAATTATATGAACGTATCAACCGTCGCGTTGACCAAATGATTGAGGACGGCTTAGTGAAAGAAGCCTGGGAACTTTATCCGAAACGACACCTGAATTCTTTAAATACCGTGGGTTACAAAGAACTTTTCGATTATTTCGACGGGAATTGCACCCTTGATTTTGCCATCGGGAAAATAAAACAACATTCTCGAAACTATGCCCGCAAACAAATGACGTGGTTCAAAAGGGACAAGGAGATTAACTGGATCGACCTTTCCAATAATAAATTGGATGCAGTAGAAAAAAGCATTCACCTGATTTCCCAATGCAATCGGATGGGGAAAAAAACCGACGGTTAA
- a CDS encoding insulinase family protein, translating into MFQTHHLTNGLRIIHHPFPSEISYCGIAINTGSRDEFPDEQGMAHFVEHMLFKGTEKRQAHHVINRMENVGGELNAYTTKEETFIYATFLSEYFERAVELLSDMVFHSTFPEHQIEKERDVILDEMNSYADSPSELIFDDFENLLFPNHEIGHYILGTSESLLALDKKKVDDFVNRQYSPANMVLFSFGKTPFSKVVRLTEQYFGFPDTRYLLSKKRERPLSETAKKSRIGKGTAQTHVILGARTFDMFQPDRYALYLLNHIVAGGATNSRLNNSLREKNGLVYNVESNVTLYTDTGLFSVYFACDKRQVERCLKLINKELRRIIEIPLSSGQLATAKRQYKGQLGIASENNESISLRMAKSYLHFNHYLPLEEVFSQIDAISAVQLQELAEKLFFPEQLYQLKYV; encoded by the coding sequence ATGTTTCAAACCCATCACTTAACCAACGGCTTACGCATTATTCATCACCCTTTCCCCTCGGAAATATCCTACTGTGGAATAGCCATTAATACGGGTTCCCGTGACGAATTTCCGGACGAACAGGGGATGGCACATTTTGTGGAGCATATGTTGTTTAAAGGAACTGAAAAGCGCCAGGCACATCATGTCATTAACCGCATGGAGAACGTGGGCGGCGAACTTAACGCTTATACCACAAAGGAAGAAACGTTTATTTACGCTACGTTTTTATCCGAATATTTTGAGAGAGCAGTGGAGTTGTTAAGCGATATGGTTTTTCATTCCACTTTTCCCGAACATCAGATAGAAAAAGAAAGAGACGTTATTTTAGATGAAATGAATAGTTATGCCGACTCACCGTCTGAGTTGATATTTGATGATTTTGAAAATCTCTTGTTTCCTAATCACGAGATAGGGCATTACATACTGGGAACATCTGAGTCGTTACTTGCTTTGGATAAGAAAAAAGTGGACGATTTTGTAAACAGGCAGTACTCCCCTGCGAATATGGTTTTGTTTTCATTCGGAAAAACTCCTTTTTCCAAAGTGGTACGCTTGACTGAACAATACTTCGGTTTCCCCGATACCCGGTATTTATTATCCAAAAAGCGCGAACGTCCCCTGAGCGAAACAGCAAAAAAGAGCCGGATTGGAAAAGGTACCGCCCAAACGCATGTTATCCTCGGAGCCCGCACTTTTGATATGTTTCAACCGGACAGGTACGCTCTTTATTTGTTGAATCATATTGTTGCCGGGGGAGCTACCAACAGCCGGCTTAACAATTCGTTGCGTGAAAAAAACGGATTGGTCTATAACGTGGAATCGAACGTAACGTTGTACACCGATACGGGGCTGTTTTCCGTCTATTTTGCCTGCGATAAAAGACAAGTGGAACGGTGTTTAAAGCTTATCAATAAAGAGTTAAGAAGGATTATAGAGATTCCTTTGTCCTCAGGTCAACTGGCAACTGCAAAAAGACAATATAAAGGACAGCTGGGCATCGCTTCTGAAAACAATGAAAGTATCTCCCTGAGAATGGCTAAAAGCTATCTTCATTTTAATCATTACCTTCCTTTGGAAGAGGTTTTTTCCCAAATAGATGCCATAAGTGCAGTGCAACTGCAGGAATTGGCAGAGAAATTGTTCTTCCCGGAACAACTGTATCAGTTGAAATACGTGTGA
- a CDS encoding NAD(P)-binding domain-containing protein, which produces MKKILITTALHRESLAELFEKFEVFMPQDKDMKRDQVLEMISDYEVVIPNFSFFTDKEIMDRGVRLEVIANYGVGYNNIDVEYATQKGIVVTNIPKTTCEPTAELAFALLLAAGRRIGYYDRKLREHRAVDWGVYGDAGLPIFGKTLGIIGMGRIGQALARRAVASGMNIIYHNRNRLSPEIEERYGASYVSFDELLRMADFISLNAPSTSQTLKLIGEKEFSVMKPTAVFINTARGNMVDEKALAQALKEKKIWAAGLDVYENEPKISSELLVLDNVVLSPHAGTRTIEDRHRMAEEMVHNIIGFYEGKYEVSRVN; this is translated from the coding sequence ATGAAGAAAATTCTTATAACAACTGCCCTGCACAGAGAATCTTTAGCAGAACTTTTTGAGAAGTTTGAAGTTTTTATGCCACAGGATAAAGACATGAAACGCGACCAGGTACTGGAAATGATTTCTGATTATGAGGTTGTAATACCTAACTTCAGTTTTTTTACCGATAAGGAAATAATGGACAGGGGAGTGAGGTTGGAGGTGATTGCTAACTACGGTGTCGGTTACAATAATATTGATGTGGAATACGCAACCCAGAAAGGAATTGTGGTAACCAATATTCCCAAAACGACGTGTGAACCTACGGCTGAATTGGCATTTGCCTTGTTGCTTGCCGCAGGAAGGCGAATTGGGTATTATGACCGGAAGCTACGCGAACACCGGGCGGTTGACTGGGGTGTGTACGGAGATGCCGGATTGCCTATTTTTGGAAAAACCTTGGGTATAATCGGAATGGGAAGAATCGGACAAGCCCTGGCGCGACGTGCAGTAGCTTCAGGGATGAATATAATCTATCATAACCGGAACCGGTTAAGTCCGGAAATTGAAGAACGTTATGGTGCTTCATACGTCTCTTTTGATGAGTTACTGCGAATGGCAGATTTTATTTCACTGAATGCACCTTCCACTTCTCAAACCTTAAAGTTGATCGGAGAAAAAGAGTTTTCCGTAATGAAACCTACAGCGGTATTTATTAATACAGCCCGAGGAAATATGGTCGATGAAAAAGCATTGGCTCAAGCGCTGAAAGAAAAAAAAATATGGGCTGCCGGGCTTGATGTATATGAAAATGAACCAAAAATCTCTTCCGAGTTACTGGTGTTGGATAATGTGGTACTTTCGCCTCATGCCGGAACCAGAACCATTGAAGACCGTCATCGGATGGCGGAGGAAATGGTACATAATATTATTGGTTTTTACGAAGGCAAATACGAGGTGTCCCGGGTAAATTGA
- a CDS encoding DNA alkylation repair protein has protein sequence MTAESVKQQVFSFGNPQKAEHSKYFFKTGKGQYGEGDRFIGSTVPETRKVAKANKNLSFDELGKLLNDEYHECRFCALVILSEQFEKACDTGRKEIFEFYLAHTHGINNWDLVDVSAYHIVGEWLLDKDRSVLYQLASSENLWEQRIAIISTLAFIRKKDFTDTLKLAEKFLTHRHDLMHKACGWMLREAGKRDEKTLTCFLDAHYTEMPRTMLRYAIEKLTPEQKKKYMMKEVQN, from the coding sequence ATGACAGCAGAAAGTGTAAAACAACAGGTGTTCTCTTTTGGAAATCCCCAAAAAGCAGAACATTCCAAGTATTTTTTCAAGACCGGAAAAGGTCAGTACGGTGAAGGCGACCGGTTTATAGGAAGTACTGTCCCCGAAACGAGAAAGGTGGCTAAAGCTAACAAAAACCTTTCGTTTGACGAACTCGGGAAACTGTTGAATGACGAGTATCACGAATGTCGTTTTTGTGCTTTGGTCATTCTGTCTGAGCAATTTGAAAAAGCCTGCGACACGGGGCGTAAAGAAATTTTTGAATTTTACCTTGCCCATACTCACGGTATCAATAATTGGGACCTGGTGGACGTGTCGGCTTACCATATTGTAGGGGAGTGGCTTCTGGACAAAGACAGGTCGGTCCTGTATCAACTGGCCAGCAGTGAAAACCTCTGGGAACAACGGATAGCCATTATTTCCACATTGGCCTTTATCCGAAAAAAAGATTTTACAGATACGTTGAAACTTGCTGAAAAGTTTCTTACCCATCGTCACGATTTAATGCACAAAGCCTGTGGCTGGATGTTGCGTGAAGCCGGTAAACGCGATGAAAAAACATTAACCTGTTTTCTGGACGCACATTATACGGAAATGCCCCGGACAATGCTGCGATACGCCATCGAGAAGTTAACGCCGGAGCAGAAAAAAAAGTACATGATGAAAGAAGTCCAGAATTAA
- a CDS encoding PorT family protein produces the protein MKKLRLSLVVAMLAIVTAASAQLNLGIKGGVNMSNFYGDELTDKNMKIGFHVGLAADYDFAPSMAIQTGLFFTTKGAKYSGSLGTVSGDITVNPMYLQLPVHFAYKQEVTPGTRIVFHAGPYVAYGVGGKSKLKVSSGSSSTESEGVNVFGENKMLKPFDAGLGLGVGAEFSRFLVDVGWDMGLVNISNSSSGNVKNQNAYLSVGYKF, from the coding sequence ATGAAAAAATTAAGATTATCGTTAGTGGTTGCCATGCTGGCTATAGTAACGGCAGCAAGTGCACAATTGAATCTGGGGATTAAAGGCGGCGTTAATATGTCGAATTTTTACGGTGATGAATTGACCGACAAAAATATGAAAATTGGTTTTCATGTCGGTCTAGCTGCAGATTATGACTTTGCCCCGAGCATGGCTATTCAAACCGGATTATTTTTCACGACGAAAGGGGCTAAATACAGTGGCTCTCTGGGAACCGTTTCAGGAGACATTACTGTAAATCCGATGTACTTACAACTCCCCGTTCACTTCGCTTATAAACAGGAGGTGACTCCGGGTACCCGTATTGTATTTCACGCAGGTCCTTATGTCGCATACGGGGTTGGGGGAAAATCGAAACTTAAAGTATCGTCCGGTAGTAGTTCAACAGAAAGTGAGGGCGTTAATGTTTTTGGAGAAAACAAAATGCTTAAACCGTTTGATGCCGGTTTAGGACTTGGCGTTGGTGCAGAATTCAGTCGCTTTCTGGTTGATGTCGGATGGGATATGGGTCTGGTTAATATATCCAATTCAAGTAGTGGAAACGTAAAAAATCAAAACGCCTACCTCTCCGTAGGTTACAAATTCTAA